aaatcaattggaattactcaagcaataatctataaattaacaaacttcaatgcataacaatcatggtataaacatggcttcccttacttagccctagaatataactactcgctcataattgaattaacaagcatgaaataaataataaaaacaagattcataatcaaaggacgaattaatctaagaaacgaaaataataagaataaattaaagcaaaaacaattcttgaattacctctagattgatgaattgaattaatgaaaagctagggttcaacaatggaaaaGGGAAGAATAGAAAACTCACGTGAAAAGCGTTCTAAGGGGATTGAAAAACGTAAGGGAAAATAAAAGCATAAAGGAATACATTAATTCCCTTAAGGTATTTTAGtgtttcctaaattctaaacaaaataggaattaataataattacataagttatcATTTAATTGAACGATCACGAGAAACGACGCAACGAACCCGCGTGGAAGTAgttgggcggagaaaccagcggcCCCGCTGGTTGGTCGCTGGTTTTCCCGCCCAAGGAGAAGAATTGGGCCTGCGTTGTGGGCCGTGGGCGAATCGGATATTCGAGccaatcttgtttatgtcataactcttgttctacaatgcctataaggatgtgtgacctgtcgttggaaagctcttgaagcctactttctaggccaataaaaatcgcctcattccgacatgtagaacttgagatatcatcaaaagagtgaacgcttgttcgttttgatgcttagaaaaatagcgtttagcttcgttgttgactcaaaattatccctagagacatgcaatgatcctcgagtcaacattccatccgttcatcatccaaatcaactcataacactccgaaagcatccaaatgaccgtaaaatcacctgaaacattaagaaaacacaaacggggcgtaatagagtacgacaacgataacttatgcaaatatgatcctaaatgcaactaaaatgatataaatgcctaataatgcaacctaaatgcgcctaaaataccctatacaaatatgactcatccaTCTTCCTTACAGCTTGGGTCCCGGGAAGGAAAATCCCGTACTGTATTTTTGTGCCACTATCCCTCGTGAAAATTTGAGTATAATTGTATAAATATCGTACTCCGCTATATTGCTAAATTCTTCTATTTCCCAATTGTAAAACTGTTCAAGATCAACCATTGAACACCAAAACTGAATATATAAATTACGATCAActtgtaaataattattttcttcTTTACTATTTAGATTATTTGATGCCCAAATCAATTTATATATGGGTTAAGTTTGTGAAAAGTTACATATTATTTCAATGTGAGCTTATTATATGTTCAtgataaaattttataattgaATTGGAATTACATGAAAACATTAATGAGGTCTCAAAAAGGAGCTAAGATAATAAATGGGGTCTTACCTTTTGAGTATTTCACCCTTTGGGACCTCAAATTCACTTTCCGGCAACTTAACTCACCGTTAACTCACCTTTAACCATAgcagattttttttatataaaaaacaatttaaagcATATAATTAAAATGTGACAGTTTACACTGTATCAAAATGCCCAAAATATGATCGTTGCAGCTggttaggccctgttctttttggcttaatttcagtttcaggacttatttggcagttcagttcagttcaggagcattcagttcagttcagttcaggagcattcagttcagttcagttcagttcagttcagttcaggagcattaaattcagttcagtttcatccagtttaattcaattcaatttaatttaataataataataaaaataataataattattattattattattattatattattattattattattattacttatattattatttatattattgtattacttattatttatatttatattattatattattatattattatattacttattatttatttttatattattatattattatattactgtttatttatatttatatttatatttatatttatatttatatttatattactgtattacttattattattatttataactaattatttattacttattacttattaataattaatattatttattattatttattaattagttacggattattagttattaattatttagttattagttattagttattaaatactccgtatgaattattattattattattattattattattattattattatttatattttattgcaATTATTGTGTAATCAATTactgattattattattgtttattatatagttatttagttattaattaataattattctttagttattagttaaaaaaatttattattaattattttttattattttttattatttattatttattttttattttttatttttgttacttattacttattatttgttatttattatttattatttattttttattttttgttacttattatttattatttattatttattatttattatttattatttattatttattatttattatttattatttattatttattatttattatttattatttattatttattatttattatttattatttattatttattatttattatttattatttattatttattatttatttcggtaatatatattgttaagttcagttaagttaagttcagttcagttcagttcaggagcattcagttcagttcagttcagttcagttcagttcagctcagttcagttcagttcagctctaaagaacagggccttagttGATTGTTGATTATGTTGCGTGGAAATGGAAACAGGAAAACAcgtaaaatgttatttttgtcaaaatttacaTATTGGAAGTAGATAAGTGAGGTCTGTACTCCATTTCCATGCATCAGAAGAAGTAAACATATTTACTCATCAATATTCACACCAGTAGCAAATATGATTGTGAGATAAACGACTAGAAAATAGCAGAAAGACCAGTAGCTACATAAACATTTTAGAAGAATATCAAAATATGTAGTTAGAAATACCAAGGAGAAACCAATAAATTATCAGTATATCACCTAGGGTTTAATTGGTAGCCATACACAGACATGCACATCAAAAGCAACAGAGAGATTCAAGTACTCATTCTTTCTCAATTAGTGTCCCATATTTCATACGAAGTATTTCACTTAGTTTCCGTATAATCTAATTTTAGCAAAATGCCAACCACGACAGCCTAACTACTGCCACTGCGGAACTGATTCCAGTTTCTTATCAATTTTCACCACTAAGAACTCCAGTTTTGTATCGTTTTCGTGATCAATTTTTCTGCAAATTGGTTCCTATCTAATCTCAAAAACACGAGTTTAGCAAGTTTATGCTTTTAGAGACTACTAGCGGCAAACTTGCTAATCATAACCCCATGACCAAAACAATGTAAAGGGAGATCAATATGGATAATTATAGTCTCATTCTCAAAATCAAAACTTGAAGTTCCAAATGGCATTAAAATATTCATAAATCTTACTATGATTTGTAAGGCATAACTAGTAAAAATGTCTAAGTAGCCATATacctccctccgtcccaaaattatcttcctgcttTCCTAAACGAGCATCCCAAAATTATTTTCCTGTTTCTAATTATAGATGTACTAATTTTTCACTTTACTCTTGTTTGGGACcactaaaatttaaaaaaaacaaggaaaactaatttaataacacaaaaaacagaaaaagagaAGGGGACCATTTGATGGAAAAAGTGACCCCATATTACCCCTATTTGTGTTGAATCTGTGTGTTTTAAATCTGAGCATTTTGATTGGTTGAGAATAAATATTATTGTATTCTTATTGGTTAAACTATTTTGATTAGGATCCATGTGCAAAAGAGGAGGGGACCATTTTGCTTATTCCAACACAAGTACAATCCAATCATTAGACTTATCCACTCcaaatatttttcttaaaaaccgtAAAATTGGTCAAACatgaagataattttgggacggagggagatTAGATAATTCTACATATCCTTCTAAAACTATTAAATATATCCAACAACACCCACGTTAAATGTGCAAATAATTTCAAGTATCAGCAAGTCCTCAACTTAATCTAGCATTACCATTTCCAGCGACACGTGTTGCAAATTTATTGGCTCATTGTTTATTGCACTGTTAATGATTTGTTGACACGTGTAAGGGACTAGCCTTTTAACCACGGGGACTAAAATTTTAACCATGGGGACTAACCTTTCAGAATATTAGTTAATTTTGACCGGAATATGCTTTACGAGTCCTAAACggtgataaaaaaaaaagtatggaCCCTTAACAGTGAAAAATGGCAAAGGTGAGACCCCATTTGTTATCTTAACTCactcaaaaggtgaaaaaatgAAAAGGTTAGTTCTCTCTTTGaatgtaatttaattttttaacaCAAGGACCTAACCTTTAATGTACTCTAGTTCAACTTGACCAGAAAAGGGGAATGAGGTTCAAACGGTGAAAAAAGAAAGGTATAGTTCTAAACGGTGAAATTTCCAAAAGATTGGACCCATCTAATAGCTTAACTCGTCTCAATGATCCTGACTACTAGAATGTTGAGTGTTATTGTGGATGTGGTGCATGACTGTCAGCCTGACTTCATTCTTGGGAAACACATTTCTGACAACATTTTTCTAGCAACCGAGCTTATTAGGTGTATGTGAGAGCCAATGTTTCCCCTAGATGTATGATCAAGGTGGACTTAAAAAAAGCATATGATTCAATGGATGTTTTTTACGTGATGTGATGTGATTGAGTTAGGGTTTCCAGAGATGTTCGTCAGGtggattttttttcttgtgttTCTTCTGTCTCTTATAGTATTCTCATTAAATGTAAAACTTGTCTTCCCTTTTCcgcaaaaaaaattgattgaggCAAGGTGATCGATCCCATGTCATCATTTCTCTTTTCTATCGGAGTGATACATTCAGTAAGACATATGCAACAATTACGGAAGCTCCGTGATTTTAACTTTCACCCTAGATGTGAAATATTAGGAATCACTCActtgatgtttgctgatgagtTGTTAATATTTACAAGGGCTGACGAGGTGTCTGTTCATATGATTTATAAAGCTTTCCTTCAATTCTCTCAAGCTTCTGGTTTGAAGTAAACCTTGATAAAAGTAATGTTTATATTGGTGGAGTTGATGATCGAGGTCAAGAGATGTAGAACTCTTAGTGTGCTTCAAATGCCAAAATCAGCTGGTGGCTGGAATGTAAAGGACTTAATTATCTTAAGGAATAAAATTGTTGTGACAATGAAAGATAAAATTTTGGTGCAGGTGGGTTGATTGTTATTATACCAACAGCAGATTCTTAGATACTTTTAGACTCGCTTGCTGCCCTACGCAACAACCATAACACTAACAAACCAAAATGGAGAATGGCAGAATTTAtatcaaatcaaaattttacAAAACAAACTAAAATGTAGTTGTGCTTAACCAACAGTAAAATAGCTATCCAAACCCCGAATAATTGACACTCTAAACACTAACAAGATCAACTACATGTTACGACTTTCGGCTAAATCTCCCCTTCGTTGGTCCATTTCTCTTTTGAATACTGCTGGAGGGTCTGTCAAATCTCTTCTCTCTTTGATTTTGACCTGCTTTAGAGttattattatgcttaaatttatTGGGTTTTTTATCAAATCCCGCAACATTTCTCCTAGTGCCACCAGGAGACTGGAAATCTTGTATTTGATTCCTCCTCTTGTTCCTCTGCAATTCTGAACCGTTTCTATTGTTATTTGTCTCCTCGTATGACCTTTTCTTTGACCTGATCGATGAAGAAGCAACAAAATGACAAGGGTCTCCAATAGAAAAAAACTTCATGGCAACGAAAAGAAAACATACCCATTTATCGGAACATTTGAAAGTTGTGTCTTCGCATCAGCTGAGTCAGCTTCCTTGGAGGTTGTGTTCCCATGACGATTCTAAATTTGAGAAACAATAAATCGTGAATGAAGAGGGCAATACTTCACATTACAACGCAGATGCAAATATGATAGATCATACCTGTGAAACTTTCCTGATGAATGACTGGTATCTTTCAGGAGTCGCAGACTTTATTGTAGGAAAACCACACTTTCTTATCACGATCTCCAGTATGACAGTAACCTAGCAATTATAAGAGGGAAGACTATCTTATGAATTTGAGCATTCACATCGATGAGCAAAATATAGGCCATGTTCAACGAAACGTTACTTTTGATCTGAAATGATGTCTTGAGATAGATGACCATGGAAGAACTCCATCTATGATAGCTGGTAAAAAATTCTGCAAGTCCTTTGCTTCTAGAGATGAAACCAATACTTTGATGAAGCCCAAAACAGCCTGCACAGGTGATATACAAGAATGGTCATCCAAGTTAATGGGCTATGGACTAACAATAACTACCACGACATTTTCCATAATGCACTAACCTTGATAGTTTCCACGGCTTTAGTTTGTAGCAAAGACGCAACAGAGGAAACTACATGTGGAACTTTTACACAGAGCTCCGGCTCCTTGAATACAAACATAGACAATGCAGAGATGGCTGCACTTGTTATATGAGGTGATGGGCCAGAGAGATACCCCATAATCTGGTAATGTTGTGGAGACAATAGTCATTACAGAAAGATACTAGCAATACATAAACGAAATTTATATTGAACAACCATACACGAGCACTAAAATGATAGTTACGCAAAGGATATTGAATCAAATAACTTTACATGTGGTTGAGATCTTGGGTCtgttcttttaatttttattttggtgtgGTGGGTGGGTGGGGATTCTCTTGAGAGTTAGAAATGTACTTACCATACTAATCAGTTTGTAGTATGGTCCATCAGAATCTGCGTCAGATGAATTTACTAAGCAGGAACTTAGTTTGAGCAAGACATCATAAGCTATTTTCCTGGCCTCTTCCCTGGACTGCAGATAGAAgggcacaaaaaaaaagttatatcaAACCAGAACTCAACTTAGTGAAAGAATGTCGAAGATTAACTTTTGAGCTTAGCACTTACATCTTTTAGCGCAAGTATAATATCATTCAAAATAAGAAAAGGCTTTGTGTTCTCCACATCAGAACTGCTCTGCAGAATTTAATAACTCACTGTCAATACCAGTTCCATTTTGTCAATCCACACAAATGTCCAAACACTCCAAAAGGTCAAAGCTACAAGAAAATTAATACATCAACACGAAATATGCCTCCTCACATAACGATTTCAATCTACTGATGTTGAAAACTAACAGGACTTCCCAGAAAGCTCCACAAAGTTCTTTAGGATAAGTTACCCAAAAGCAGTAATGCCAATCTGCAGTACCAAAAAACTACGACACTCGGACATTACAGAACAGGTATTGAAACTGCCTCTGCAGCCTTTACATTCAAGTTTCTGTCTCCGTCTCTCTAACTTAGCGTTAACTATTAAGCTCAACCACTGAAGGGGAAAAAACACTAAGATGTACGAATGAAAGCAAACTCACAACTCTGAGGGTTTATCCCCTCCTTTTCCCCTTCTTCCTCCGACTCCACTTCTCTCCGCTAGTTCACTTTATAATCCAACAAAATAGAATAAATGACCCAAACAAGCATGGCGTTTTTCTGCAATGTAGTCATATAGACAGAAATAAATACATACAGCAGTTCTACCTTTAGAGAATGGACCAATAATAAGTGAAGACAACTTAGGCGATTGCTGAAAGAAGAGATATCAGCAGGAGCCTTCAAGCCCATAATAAGGTCGACTAGCTCATCCATTTTCAAAGAACAAAACCAAGGGTGTTCCTGAACCAGACAAAAAATATAGAAAATGAACATTCATATCAAACTTTCGAAGAAAAACAttctcaaaattaaaatttgagcACCAACCTCTAGAACACAGCTCAAAGTATAATAAGCTTCAGTAATACATTTTCCATCACCAGCCTAAATCACAGGAACATATATATTAGCTCTACACATACAAGTTGGACATTTCAATTAGCTGAGGAAAACTGGACACACCTGCAGTACATGTTTTGTCAATTTAAAGATCAAACCGACAAGATCCTCATCAGCTCTCTCCACGATGGATGAGGCTAAATCCAGCATCAAAGACCTACGCGAAATTGAATTCAACTATCATACATCATGAAAGAAAAATGTGCACAACATTATCTAAGAACCAAACTTTAGATTAAAATGACTCTTGATTAACTGACATTTAAACTTCAAATTTCGTTTGAGTATTAAAAGCCTACACAGAAATCACCTACCACTGTGAATTTTCACCAATGGTACTTGAATCCGATGGCACATCACTAAGTAATGCATTTGACGGATCAGAATCTTCAGATACAGAAACTGCCTTCACCGACGGAAACCTCTCAAGAGAAGAAATGAAAATCTTCTTGGTGACAGATGAGTCAGAGATTGAGGCCAAGCAACTGATAGCTTTCTGCGTGAATTCAAGCCATGGTATGAAAAATTAGAGACAACAAAATGTGTAATGTATAGAGGTTAAACACAACATTAGATAATGAAATAAGCTTTTGTATGAAGATTTACTAACGGGTGTAAAAAGTTGGAAAGATCTTTTCACTACAACCTTTAGTCAGGTTGTTAGCAAGACAGCCTGATCTCGTATATCTGTACATGTCAGGAAACCATTCGTGATTTTGTGATATTAAAATTGCATGGGCTGTTAACTCAATGGCATTATTTCCACCCCCCACCCCTTGACCGGCAATCTTGGTTTTTTACATAACTGATATACTGTCCGTTCCCTCATGATATTGTCATAAAAAGTTTTTGTAAGAGAAATTGTGTTAGTGAACCTATCCAACAGCCACTGTTTAATGCTTACTGATGAGTAATGAAAATTTTTAGCATCTCTCGTGTTCGTCTACAGTCCACAGTCTGTGCCAACTCAACCAGCCATAACCCAAACATATCCAATAGCCACCATTTAATGCCACTGATGAGAAAATTTAGCATCTCTCGTGTTCATCGACAATCTGTCCCAATTCCCAACGTCAAATCGATTCCCGAGGCATAATCCAAAACCTCATATACGTAAAGCCAAGGCAAAGAGTCACAATTCTTTTTACAAGTAGAGAATATTTATATCTTCTCAAGCAAGACATAAATATAAACACATAGTTAAAATAACAAAGAACTATCACCACATTCAATACTGCGACGAGCTGATAATATGAAAGATACCTTTAGAGATGAACGCTTTGCAGGTtttgaattaagaaaaacaGTCATCAGGGCCAGAAGCAGTTCATTAGAATACAAGGATAACGCCTTGATGTTTTTTATAGCAGCTTTCTTGGAATAAGAGAGTAAGTTTCTCTTCTCCACTAGATAATCGTCCACTGAAAAGCCAGATGAGTGCTTTATGGGTTCAACAATAGCAGCATCAAATTTAGGCAAgcatttgttttgttttacaaGTTCCTACACAAGGTAGATTATCAAGAGGTTACACAAAATTGTGACTATTAAGACACTTAGAAAGCACTATTCAAAATATGCCACATCAAACATTTGGGGAAAGTTTAGAACCTGCAAGGAATTAGCAATTTCTTCACGCATTGATGCATCTTTCTTCAGCTGAACGAGCATCAATTTAGCAAAGGATTGAAAACTCTTGCTAACATCAGTTGGATGGCGACAAAATGCAGGTAAAAGACCCCATAAACCATGGGCAAGAGCCTGCAGATCTTGTCCAGTTACTGACTTTTTAACTGGAAAAGGCACCAATTTTAAGTTGCAATGTTGGTAACTGGTTTACCACATAATTTACACAATACCAAACAGCTTCTTACTAATAAACTACAAAGAATAAAATATACAAAGCAAAAATGAATGTGTTCCTCGTAATCACCAACAAACCAATTCTCAAGCAATACACTGAAATAACATGCTGCATGAGGCCCCAGGACCAGAAACAAAGAAAAGAATTCAACGTAAggaaatttcattgaagaagcCTATCGTGACTTGTTTTACATATTTTCAATTTGCTGACATGAGATGTAAAAACAGTTTCCCTTTAAAGACCTAACAATGATGCTTTAATATTGGCACTTAAAGATGTGTCTCATGCCTTGAAAATCAAGTAGATAAATTAAATATCATACTAACATTAATAAATTTAGCAGTTTTTTAATTTatatcataaaagcatcaaatTATTTCCTGAGtaactttaataaaaaaattagttcTCAAAATAGTCTATCCAATAAACCTCATTGTTCTTGTGTCAAACAGTAGACACAATGCTTTGAAGCAGACAAGTCAACCTTTGACCTGTTTTCCCATCTTTTGGGTATTGTTTCGTAATTATTACATATAAAGGACTTCTGTTCACTTTTCATAGATTAAATTTTGACCTTATTTgtcttaattttaattactttttatataactaattgatggtctGACGGACCCACCATCTTCCCTAAGAATTTGTATAGTCTAAGGTACAAAATTTGACCAAACATTTAAAAAGTACATTTAGAAATTAATTATCATTTAGGAATATCTTGCGATTTTGCAATTTAATTTGTCTTAACCCTGACACGGCAGAACCAAAGAAGTGGCTTGGTTTCAGCCATAATACAAGAGAAGATGCCTATACATGGAAAACCAACACTGAATCTCACAAAAGGCAGGGTCCGGGAAATAAGTTTTTGCAGACGTTGAAAGGCAGGAGAACTTTCTTTTACTTGCTATTAAAAGATCACTTTTATTCTTCCATCATTTTTCTCACAAGAAGAGACATAGAATTCATAAACCAATACGGCACAAAATGCATTGACAAGAGAGCATTACTTGGCTAAATGAGTTATCGCTCTTAGATAAGAGAACTCTGTCCAacatttatataattatatgtaACGAATCGCCGGCCAAGATGATTGCCTTCCACGATAAAAGTTTTAAAGCTTTACAAATAAACATAGTTAGAAGTTTCCAAGCCTCAGTCAGGCCTCAATTTACCTTTACGGGAAGCCTTTTGGAGTGATTGAGCGATGGGGACAATATGCTCTGTGAAATATCCAAGGGATGCCCCACAGGTATACTTCTTTAGAATGGGTAACATCCACATGTTTGCATATGTTGAATTTTCCTCGTCAAAAGAAATTGGTACAAGCCTTAGAACATTTTCAGCTCCCATAGCAACTACAGCACAGCCCAAACTATTTTGCAACTGCAAAATCAGCCAACCCCTTTTGTTAATTTGCAGATGTTAACAAACAGAATGAAGCTACAGAGTGCAAGAAGAGCTAAGAACCACAGTAACAGTTAAATATGTATCTGAAAATCTACTACACATTTTTTGTTAAAATAAGTACAATATGAATTAAAGCTTAACGAAGCGATAAGCTAATAAGCACGAACCTGCATCACATTGAGGCATGACATGGAGAAAAAACATCACATACAATACAAACACTATTTGCAAAAAGCCAGAACCAAAAATGCACAAGTAAAAAGAATTGAAgttaaaaagcaaaaaaaaacatatataattgCAGCTAAGTAGTTGAGTAGTTCCAGCCGCAAATGTAAAACTTTAGATAAATGATCAGATATCCAACATAGTCAAGGCCATCTACAGTTATACAAATGCCACAATGCAGCCAGTAAAGCATACTATATATTCTTCTACACTGCTCTACAGCAAATACTATCAGACACCCGTAAAAACAatgaggaaacaaaaagaaatttgAATTTCAGTTTAAATTAGTTCCCTTCTTCAAAACTATGAAT
This genomic stretch from Spinacia oleracea cultivar Varoflay chromosome 3, BTI_SOV_V1, whole genome shotgun sequence harbors:
- the LOC110779218 gene encoding uncharacterized protein, whose product is MKHTPTAGEQSKGQEAQMDPAESTGFDPTVDISSQLMQRYSSSSAPQHRHLMATAAAVKSILLEDSLPLSPLCYFAATINALSQPQNDAASASALATFLSIVLSLVPEDYINPEKAAEAAAILVRVLGSEEGEMVVGSASSARCVVKCLGILLGFCDLEDWDSVELPFQTLLKWSIDKRPKVRKCALVYLENALKSFQSETVKRKASILVMSLLESYMSIAVKLGIIQKVDESGSERQCETEQLDVVHALSVVRVALPYICDKSIKKTILKLIELLDSRSSTFTRPVLNAIEALLEKVEGGIIVQVAEDIIDALSSFISSETNPNDSIISAANLLKISLDKLHSEDTDKWNKSLSVGVNAIAGLLTREDEVASKSSNILKNLIVDQLSDDIESQPANGEESKGITSMCSTFMEMLDSLAGIPNEHTLAVLSVLFLKLGRSSCSHMKNIVLKLAEIFTHADGNKHDTVHLQNSLGCAVVAMGAENVLRLVPISFDEENSTYANMWMLPILKKYTCGASLGYFTEHIVPIAQSLQKASRKVKKSVTGQDLQALAHGLWGLLPAFCRHPTDVSKSFQSFAKLMLVQLKKDASMREEIANSLQELVKQNKCLPKFDAAIVEPIKHSSGFSVDDYLVEKRNLLSYSKKAAIKNIKALSLYSNELLLALMTVFLNSKPAKRSSLKKAISCLASISDSSVTKKIFISSLERFPSVKAVSVSEDSDPSNALLSDVPSDSSTIGENSQWSLMLDLASSIVERADEDLVGLIFKLTKHVLQAGDGKCITEAYYTLSCVLEEHPWFCSLKMDELVDLIMGLKAPADISSFSNRLSCLHLLLVHSLKSSSDVENTKPFLILNDIILALKDSREEARKIAYDVLLKLSSCLVNSSDADSDGPYYKLISMIMGYLSGPSPHITSAAISALSMFVFKEPELCVKVPHVVSSVASLLQTKAVETIKAVLGFIKVLVSSLEAKDLQNFLPAIIDGVLPWSSISRHHFRSKVTVILEIVIRKCGFPTIKSATPERYQSFIRKVSQNRHGNTTSKEADSADAKTQLSNVPINGSKKRSYEETNNNRNGSELQRNKRRNQIQDFQSPGGTRRNVAGFDKKPNKFKHNNNSKAGQNQREKRFDRPSSSIQKRNGPTKGRFSRKS